The proteins below come from a single Halobacillus salinarum genomic window:
- a CDS encoding carbohydrate ABC transporter permease, with protein MQEHARQMTTERPLENEAQQKTSEISDKKVKQLRSKKKRNEMFVIIGFMAPALLIYGLYVVYSIGMTFYYSLFEWSGIDNNMVFTGLQNYITLISDSVFWTSMQNNFLLVAASLLTQLPLGLIMALLLFSPVKGMRFFRSIYFMPFLMSTVAIGILFIYIYDGNFGLINQVLGQLGLESWQHGWLGEEGTAIWAVIATVCWQFAPFYMILFRAAIVGIPEDLYEAADIDGANSWKKFQNITLPLLMPTIVTSAILSIIGSLKYFDLIYVMTDGGPNNSTELMATYMYEQTFTNFNMGYGSSISFSMFIIAFIVTAIIIFFEQRRKGAN; from the coding sequence TTGCAGGAGCATGCGAGACAAATGACTACGGAACGACCGTTAGAGAATGAAGCACAGCAAAAAACGTCTGAAATTTCAGATAAAAAAGTAAAGCAGCTGCGCTCGAAGAAAAAACGAAACGAAATGTTTGTCATTATTGGCTTTATGGCCCCGGCGCTATTAATCTATGGGCTTTATGTCGTTTATTCAATTGGTATGACTTTTTATTATAGTCTATTTGAATGGTCAGGGATCGATAACAACATGGTATTTACCGGTTTGCAAAATTATATCACTCTGATCAGTGACAGCGTATTTTGGACTTCTATGCAGAATAACTTCCTGCTGGTAGCTGCTTCTTTACTGACTCAGCTGCCTCTAGGTCTAATTATGGCATTACTATTGTTCAGTCCTGTTAAGGGAATGAGGTTCTTCCGATCGATTTACTTTATGCCGTTTCTCATGTCCACGGTAGCCATCGGGATCTTGTTTATCTACATCTATGACGGGAACTTTGGATTAATTAACCAGGTTCTTGGTCAATTAGGGCTGGAATCGTGGCAGCACGGCTGGCTTGGTGAAGAAGGGACAGCCATCTGGGCAGTAATTGCAACGGTCTGCTGGCAGTTTGCTCCGTTTTATATGATTTTATTTAGAGCGGCCATTGTAGGGATCCCGGAAGATCTGTACGAAGCAGCGGACATTGATGGAGCAAATTCCTGGAAGAAATTCCAGAACATCACCCTTCCGTTGCTGATGCCGACCATTGTGACGTCCGCGATTCTTTCTATTATTGGTTCGTTGAAGTACTTTGATTTGATTTATGTCATGACAGATGGCGGACCCAATAATTCTACAGAATTGATGGCGACGTATATGTATGAGCAAACCTTTACGAATTTCAACATGGGGTATGGCAGCAGTATTTCGTTTTCTATGTTCATCATTGCGTTTATTGTAACTGCGATCATCATCTTCTTTGAACAGAGAAGGAAAGGGGCGAATTAG
- a CDS encoding extracellular solute-binding protein, which produces MLKRTLWLLGMVLLIFTTACQGSGDSSASGDSEGGTTLTLWHIETGPSEQALKDAVKRFEDSHDGVKVKIVQQENDPYKTKLSVAMGGGTPPDVFHSWGGGWLEKFVDAGQVADLSGDIDTSRFVPSALTPATFEDKNYGAPLAMDIVPVWYNKEMFDKYGLEEPETYEDLLNIAETLKSNDIIPFSLANKSKWPGSFYYMYLAERIGGPELFNEAFNREGRGFDDEAYVEAGKKIQELVKMDAFPDGFNGMNFDTGQSRQLMYAEKAGMIIQGSWMLGTTRADMPDFEKKMGFFLFPSVEGGKGSKQDIVGGVSPVFSVSEKSKHKKLAKELVKELTSKETAQQLANEDGAISAVKDVEYEDEYVQKISKVLEQSEYLQTFYDQTLPPELAEAHLDTTQALFGLSMTPEEAANKVEEKAKEVLK; this is translated from the coding sequence ATGTTAAAACGTACATTATGGTTGCTGGGAATGGTTTTATTGATCTTTACTACGGCTTGTCAAGGCTCCGGTGACTCTTCCGCCAGTGGGGATTCTGAAGGTGGCACGACGCTCACTCTTTGGCACATTGAAACAGGGCCATCCGAACAGGCTTTGAAAGACGCGGTTAAGAGATTTGAAGATTCTCATGATGGAGTCAAAGTAAAAATCGTGCAACAGGAAAATGATCCCTATAAAACGAAATTATCGGTAGCCATGGGTGGAGGAACACCGCCGGATGTCTTCCACTCCTGGGGTGGAGGCTGGCTTGAGAAATTTGTGGATGCCGGACAGGTAGCTGATCTGTCAGGAGATATCGATACTTCCCGTTTTGTACCTTCCGCTTTAACACCAGCGACGTTTGAGGACAAAAATTATGGTGCACCACTGGCTATGGATATTGTCCCCGTCTGGTATAACAAGGAGATGTTTGATAAGTACGGACTGGAAGAACCTGAGACTTACGAGGATCTATTAAACATAGCAGAAACGTTGAAATCAAACGACATTATCCCATTTTCTCTAGCAAACAAATCGAAATGGCCGGGTTCTTTCTATTATATGTATTTAGCTGAAAGAATTGGCGGACCGGAGTTATTTAATGAAGCCTTTAATCGTGAAGGCAGAGGATTTGATGATGAAGCTTATGTGGAAGCGGGCAAAAAAATCCAGGAGCTCGTAAAAATGGATGCCTTTCCTGATGGATTTAACGGCATGAACTTTGATACAGGGCAATCCCGTCAGCTCATGTATGCAGAAAAAGCGGGGATGATTATTCAAGGAAGCTGGATGCTCGGTACGACAAGAGCAGACATGCCTGATTTTGAAAAGAAAATGGGATTCTTCCTATTTCCTTCCGTAGAGGGTGGAAAAGGTTCAAAACAGGACATTGTCGGTGGGGTAAGTCCAGTATTCTCTGTATCTGAGAAAAGTAAACACAAAAAGCTTGCTAAAGAACTCGTTAAAGAACTTACGAGTAAAGAAACAGCCCAGCAGCTGGCTAACGAAGATGGAGCCATCTCTGCCGTAAAAGACGTCGAGTATGAAGATGAATATGTGCAGAAAATTAGTAAAGTCTTAGAACAGTCTGAATATTTACAGACGTTCTATGATCAAACGCTTCCTCCAGAATTGGCAGAAGCTCACTTGGATACCACCCAGGCGTTGTTTGGACTATCTATGACTCCTGAAGAAGCCGCTAATAAAGTTGAGGAAAAAGCAAAAGAAGTATTGAAATAG
- a CDS encoding YjhG/YagF family D-xylonate dehydratase, which translates to MSHTLEDLMQLEQTEITDIRTKAPGPSGALPLTDQMLRNSPSGDLFGLSQNVGMGWEPDKLNGKQVLLLSTQGGIKDSEGEPIALGYHTGHWEVDMLMKEAAQVISQSAGVPFAAYVSDPCDGRSQGTTGMFDSFPYRNDASQVYRRLIRSLPTRKAVIGIATCDKGLPAMMMALASMHDLPTVIIPGGVTLPPAIGEDAGKVQTIGARYSNDELSLKEAAELGCRACATPGGGCQFLGTAASSQVVGEALGMSIPHAALAPSGQEIWKEMSRQSAKAAVQMINENMTTKDIITNKSIHNAMVVHAAFGGSTNLLLHLPAIAYAAGCDLPDVEDWHEVNLKTPRIVSVLPNGPDYHPTIRAYLAGGVPEVMLHLRELGLLHLDVLTVTGKTLGENLEWWENSSRREEMKKRLKEADGIAANDVIMAPPQAKERGLKPTVTFPVGNIAPQGSIIKSTSIDPTMIDADGIYYHKNKIKVFTSERKAIQAIRNGKIEKGDIMAVTGCGPMATGMEETYQLTSALKHLSYGKYVTLLTDARFSGVSTGACIGHIGPEGLAGGPIGKLRDGDVVEVYIDTENLSGHLHFLGTEEHPASPEEGSVILAERTQNKDIFPADQLPDDTRLWAALQKVSGGIWRGSVYDVDRIIEVLEAGEKALAENDNKNHPAYEQKLQ; encoded by the coding sequence GTGTCTCATACTCTCGAAGATCTGATGCAGCTGGAACAAACGGAAATTACCGATATACGCACAAAAGCCCCTGGTCCATCAGGCGCTTTACCGCTTACCGACCAAATGCTTCGCAATTCACCGAGCGGCGATTTATTCGGCCTCTCTCAAAATGTAGGAATGGGCTGGGAACCTGACAAATTAAACGGAAAACAAGTGCTGCTGTTAAGTACACAAGGCGGTATTAAAGATTCTGAAGGAGAGCCGATCGCGCTCGGCTACCATACTGGCCACTGGGAAGTCGATATGCTGATGAAGGAAGCGGCTCAAGTCATCAGCCAATCAGCAGGAGTCCCTTTTGCTGCTTATGTCAGTGATCCCTGTGATGGCCGGTCCCAAGGGACTACAGGAATGTTCGATTCCTTTCCCTATAGAAATGATGCCTCTCAAGTCTACCGGCGTCTGATTCGTTCCTTACCAACTAGAAAAGCTGTGATTGGCATCGCTACTTGTGATAAAGGCCTGCCTGCCATGATGATGGCTTTAGCATCCATGCATGACCTGCCAACCGTGATCATTCCAGGAGGAGTGACGCTTCCTCCAGCGATTGGAGAAGACGCTGGGAAAGTACAGACGATAGGAGCCCGTTATTCGAATGATGAGCTTTCATTAAAAGAAGCGGCTGAGCTTGGCTGCAGAGCTTGTGCCACTCCTGGCGGAGGGTGCCAATTTCTAGGGACGGCTGCTTCCTCACAAGTCGTAGGCGAAGCGTTAGGCATGTCGATCCCACATGCAGCCCTTGCCCCATCTGGTCAGGAGATATGGAAGGAAATGTCCAGACAATCCGCGAAAGCAGCAGTCCAGATGATTAATGAAAACATGACTACAAAAGATATTATTACGAACAAATCGATTCATAACGCGATGGTCGTTCACGCAGCTTTTGGCGGCTCGACCAACCTTCTATTGCACCTTCCTGCAATCGCTTACGCGGCTGGATGCGACCTGCCTGATGTGGAGGATTGGCATGAAGTGAATTTAAAAACGCCGCGAATTGTAAGCGTTCTTCCAAATGGTCCCGACTATCATCCGACCATCCGTGCTTATTTAGCTGGCGGCGTTCCGGAAGTGATGCTCCATTTACGGGAACTCGGTCTGCTTCACTTAGACGTATTAACAGTGACAGGAAAAACGCTCGGTGAAAACCTTGAATGGTGGGAGAATTCGTCACGGCGGGAAGAAATGAAGAAACGCTTGAAAGAAGCAGATGGCATTGCAGCAAACGACGTCATTATGGCCCCTCCTCAAGCAAAGGAACGCGGACTCAAACCGACGGTCACCTTCCCTGTCGGAAATATTGCACCGCAAGGATCAATTATTAAATCGACCTCCATTGACCCAACGATGATTGATGCCGATGGAATTTATTATCATAAGAATAAAATCAAAGTGTTTACAAGTGAAAGAAAAGCCATTCAAGCCATCCGAAACGGAAAAATAGAAAAAGGCGATATCATGGCTGTTACCGGATGTGGACCGATGGCAACAGGAATGGAAGAAACGTACCAGCTCACTTCTGCTTTAAAACACTTATCTTACGGGAAATACGTCACGCTTCTGACAGATGCCAGATTCTCAGGTGTCTCCACCGGAGCCTGTATCGGCCATATCGGTCCTGAAGGTCTCGCCGGAGGCCCGATCGGCAAGCTCCGGGATGGAGATGTTGTTGAAGTATATATCGATACGGAGAATTTAAGCGGCCACCTCCACTTCTTAGGAACCGAAGAACACCCTGCGTCCCCTGAAGAAGGAAGTGTCATTTTAGCAGAAAGAACACAGAATAAAGACATTTTCCCTGCCGATCAGCTTCCTGATGATACACGGCTCTGGGCAGCACTGCAAAAAGTCAGCGGCGGCATATGGCGCGGAAGTGTGTATGATGTCGACCGCATCATCGAAGTATTAGAAGCAGGAGAAAAAGCACTCGCAGAAAACGACAATAAGAACCATCCTGCTTATGAGCAAAAACTTCAATAA